A part of Aegilops tauschii subsp. strangulata cultivar AL8/78 chromosome 2, Aet v6.0, whole genome shotgun sequence genomic DNA contains:
- the LOC141041079 gene encoding uncharacterized protein, which translates to MAAVLHLCVEELCLVYHIATATKWPKRLKDFLREEKLYTFVDFSIGGDKRMLNKSGLEINPNNFIDMQRNGMKKKMDKADHKLWGTSPLPDNLITYVGIDAYATYKSWKTIDNNMTGWDISKEQEADPYYHCSFAG; encoded by the exons ATGGCGGCAGTCCTGCATTTGTGCGTCGAGGAACTCTGCTTGGTGTACCACATCGCAACAGCCACAAAATG GCCCAAGCGCCTCAAAGACTTCCTGCGGGAGGAGAAATTGTACACATTTGTCGATTTTAGCATTGGAGGTGACAAGCGGATGCTGAACAAGTCTGGTTTGGAGATCAACCCCAACAACTTCATCGACATGCAGCGCAA CggcatgaagaagaagatggacaaGGCAGACCACAAACTATGGGGGACCAGCCCGCTGCCAGACAACCTCATCACGTACGTAGGAATAGATGCGTACGCCACGTACAAGTCATGGAAGACAATCGACAACAACATGACAGGTTGGGATATTTCTAAAGAGCAGGAGGCTGACCCCTACTACCACTGTAGCTTCGCGGGATGA